A single Catharus ustulatus isolate bCatUst1 chromosome 7, bCatUst1.pri.v2, whole genome shotgun sequence DNA region contains:
- the LOC116998870 gene encoding formin-like protein 2 isoform X7, whose amino-acid sequence MGNAGSVDAQQTELRAHSVPLKLPMPEPGELEERFAVVLNAMNLPPDKARLLRQYDNEKKWELICDQERFQVKNPPHTYIQKLKGYLDPAVTRKKFRRRVQESTQVLRELEISLRTNHIGWVREFLNEENKGLDVLVEYLSFAQYAVTFDFESLENSVESSMDKSKPWSRSIEDLHRGSNLPSPVGNSISRSGRHSTLRYNTLPSRRTLKNSRLVSKKDDVHVCIMCLRAIMNYQYGFNMVMSHPHAVNEIALSLNNKNPRTKALVLELLAAVCLVRGGHEIILSAFDNFKEVCGEKQRFEKLMEHFRNEDNNIDFMVACMQFINIVVHSVEDMNFRVHLQYEFTKLGLDEYLDKLKHTESDKLQVQIQAYLDNVFDVGALLEDAETKNAALERVEELEENLSHLSEKLQDTENEAMAKIVELEKQLMQRNKELDVIREIYKDANSQVHTLRKMVKEKEEAIQRQSTLEKKIHELEKQGTIKIQKKGDGDISILPVALSSGMVPAGAEAVPGTCATPGAASSVPLPPPPPPLPALPGSPEAVPNGPVAVSVPPPPPPPPPPPPPPPPPPLPGPAPDSAPAPPPPPSAPPLPGTASPTVVFNSGLAAVKIKKPIKTKFRMPVFNWVALKPNQINGTVFNEIDDERILEDLNVDEFEEIFKTKAQGPAMDLTSSKQKIPQKGSNKVTLLDANRAKNLAITLRKAGKTADEICRAIHVFDLKTLPVDFVECLMRFLPTENEVKVLRLYERERKPLENLSDEDRFMMQFSKIERLMQKMTIMAFIGNFAESIQMLTPQLHAIIAASVSIKSSQKLKKILEIILALGNYMNSSKRGAVYGFKLQSLDLLLETKSTDRKQTLLHYISNVVKDKYQHVALFYNELHYVEKAAAVSLENVLLDVKELQRGLELTKREYTMHDHNTMLKDFIQSNEGKLKKLQDDAKIAQDAFDDAVKYFGENPKTTPPSVFFPVFVRFVKAYKQAEEENELRKKQEQALMEKLMEQEALMEQQDQKSPSHKSKRQQQELIAELRRRQVKDNRHVYEGKDGAIEDIITVLKTVPFTARSAKRGSRFFCDPVVPEEFHS is encoded by the exons GAGAGATTCCAAGTGAAGAATCCTCCCCACACTTACATCCAGAAGCTGAAGGGATATCTGGACCCAGCAGTGACCAGGAAG AAATTCAGGAGACGAGTCCAGGAGTCCACTCAGGTGCTCCGAGAACTGGAAATTTCCTTGAGGACAAACCACATTGG GTGGGTCAGGGAGTTCCTGAATGAAGAGAACAAGGGCCTGGATGTGCTGGTGGAATACCTGTCCTTTGCCCAGTATGCAGTCAC CTTTGACTTTGAGAGCCTGGAGAACAGCGTGGAGAGCTCCATGGACAAGTCCAAGCCCTGGAGCCGCTCCATCGAGGACCTGCACAGGGGCAGCAATCTGCCCTCCCCCGTTGGGAACAGCATCTCGCGCTCCGGCCGCCACTCCACGCTCCG GTACAACACGCTGCCCAGCAGGAGGACCCTGAAGAACTCGCGGTTGGTGAGCAAGAAGGACGATGTGCACGTGTGCATCATGTGCCTCAGGGCCATCATGAACTACCAG TATGGATTCAACATGGTCATGTCCCATCCTCACGCCGTCAACGAGATTGCACTGAGTTTGAACAACAAGAACCCCAG GACAAAAGCCCTGGTCCTGGAACTGCTGGCAGCAGTTTGCCTTGTCAGAGGGGGCCACGAGATCATCCTGTCTGCATTTGACAACTTTAAGGAG GTGTGTGGGGAGAAGCAGCGCTTTGAGAAGCTCATGGAGCATTTCAGGAATGAAGACAACAACATTGACTTCATG gtggccTGCATGCAGTTCATCAACATCGTGGTGCACTCCGTGGAGGACATGAACTTCCGAGTGCACCTGCAGTACGAGTTCACCAAGCTGGGCCTGGACGAGTACCTGGAT aagctgaagCACACAGAGAGTGACAAGCTGCAGGTGCAGATCCAGGCTTACCTGGACAATGTGTTTGATGtgggggctctgctggaggaCGCCGAGACCAAGAACGCGGCGCTGGAGAgggtggaggagctggaggaaaacCTTTCCCAC TTATCTGAAAAACTCCAGGACACAGAGAACGAAGCCATGGCCAAAATTGTGgaactggaaaagcagctgatgCAAAGGAACAAAGAACTGGACGTGATCAGG GAGATCTACAAGGATGCCAACAGCCAGGTTCACACCCTGAGGAAGATggtgaaggagaaggaggaggccATCCAGCGTCAGTCCACGCTGGAGAAGAAGATCCACGAGCTGGAGAAGCAGGGAACCATCAAGATCCAGAAGaaaggggatggggacatcTCCATCCTGCCCGtggccctgagctctgggatggtgccagcaggagcagaggcagtgccaggcacCTGTGCCACACCTGGAGCTGCCTCCTCAGTGCCACTGCCTCCGCCCCCACCCCCCCTGCCCGCCCTGCCAGGCTCACCCGaggcag TGCCCAACGGCCCCGTGGCAGTGTCTGTGccacctccacctcctcctccacctcctcctccccctcctcctcctcctcctcctctcccaggtCCAGCTCCAGACTCGGCTCCGgcgccgcctccgccgcccTCGGCTCCCCCCCTGCCCGGCACAGCCTCACCCACCGTGGTCTTCAACTCTGGCCTGGCAG ctgtgaaGATCAAGAAGCCCATCAAGACCAAGTTCCGCATGCCCGTCTTCAACTGGGTGGCGCTGAAACCCAACCAGATCAACGGCACGGTGTTCAACGAGATCGACGACGAGCGCATTCTCGAG gaTCTAAACGTGGATGAATTCGAGgaaatattcaaaacaaaagCCCAGGGCCCAGCCATGGACCTGACTTCCAGCAAGCAGAAGATCCCTCAGAAAGGATCCAACAAAGTCACTCTGCTGGATGCCAACAGAGCCAAGAACTTGGCCATCACCCTGCGGAAAGCCGGGAAAACGGCGGACGAGATCTGCAGGGCCATCCACGT CTTTGACCTGAAGACGCTGCCGGTGGATTTTGTGGAGTGCCTGATGCGCTTCCTGCCCACGGAGAACGAGGTGAAGGTGCTGAGGCTCTACGAGAGGGAGAGGAAGCCCCTGGAGAACCTGTCAGATGAGGACAGGTTCATGATGCAGTTCAGCAAGATCGAGAGGCTCATGCAGAAAATGACCATCATGGCCTTCATCGGCAACTTCGCCGAGAGCATCCAGATGCTCACCCCG CAACTCCACGCCATCATCGCTGCCTCTGTGTCCATAAAGTCATCccaaaaactgaagaaaatccTGGAG ATCATCCTGGCTCTTGGCAATTACATGAACAGCAGCAAACGAGGGGCTGTCTATGGATTTAAGCTGCAGAGTTTAGACCTG ctcctggagacGAAGTCGACGGACCGGAAGCAGACGCTGCTGCACTACATCTCCAACGTGGTGAAGGACAAGTACCAGCACGTGGCCCTGTTCTACAACGAGCTGCACTACgtggagaaggcagcagcag tgtccctggagAACGTCCTGCTGGATGTGAAGGAGCTGCAGCGGGGCCTGGAGCTCACCAAGCGCGAGTACACCATGCATGACCACAACACCATGCTCAAGGACTTCATCCAGAGCAACGAGGGCAAGCTCAAGAAGCTGCAGGACGATGCCAAAATAGCCCAG GATGCCTTTGATGatgctgtgaaatattttggggAGAATCCCAAGACAACCCCACCCTCGGTATTCTTCCCGGTGTTTGTCCGCTTTGTGAAGGCCTACAAG caagcagaggaggaaaacgAGCTGAGGAAAAAACAGGAGCAGGCCTTAATGGAAAAACTCATGGAGCAAGAAGCGTtgatggagcagcaggaccaAAAG TCCCCCTCCCACAAGAGCaagcggcagcagcaggagctgatcGCGGAGCTGCGGCGCCGGCAGGTCAAGGACAACCGGCACGTGTACGAGGGCAAGGACGGGGCCATCGAGGACATCATCACAG TGCTCAAGACGGTGCCGTTCACCGCCCGCAGCGCCAAGCGCGGCTCTCGCTTCTTCTGCGACCCCGTTGTCCCCGAGGAATTCCATTCCTAA